The following DNA comes from Rhinolophus sinicus isolate RSC01 linkage group LG06, ASM3656204v1, whole genome shotgun sequence.
ACACGTTTGTTACTGAGCcgtccagtctgtggtattctgctCTAGCAGCTCCAACACCGGCTATGGCTGAGTGACGGTCGTTTCTCATTTGTCTCCCTCTGTAGGACTACTGCCCAGCACCCCAGCCCCCTGCCATGTCCGACCCCATCACACTGAATGTCGGGGGAAAGCTCTACACTACCTCACTGGCAACCCTGACCAGCTTCCCCGACTCCATGCTGGGTGCCATGTTCAGCGGGAAGATGCCCACCAAGAGGGACAGCCAGGGCAACTGCTTCATCGACCGTGACGGCAAAGTGTTTCGCTACATCCTCAACTTCCTGCGGACCTCCCACCTGGACTTGCCCGAGGACTTCCAGGAGATGGGCCTGCTCCGCAGGGAGGCCGACTTCTACCAGGTGCAGCCCCTGATTGAGGCGCTGCAGGAGAAGGAGGTGGAGCTCTCCAAGGCCGAGAAGAATGCCATGCTCAACATCACGCTGAACCAGCGCGTGCAGACGGTGCACTTCACCGTGCGGGAGGCCCCGCAGATCTACagcctctcctcctccagcaTGGAGGTCTTCAACGCCAATATCTTCAGCacctcctgcctcttcctcaaGCTCCTCGGCTCCAAGCTCTTCTACTGCTCCAACGGCAATCTCTCCTCCATCACCAGCCACTTGCAGGACCCCAACCACCTGACTCTGGACTGGGTGGCCAATGTGGAGGGCCTCCCAGAGGAGGAGTACACCAAGCAGAACCTCAAGAGGCTCTGGGTGGTGCCAGCCAACAAGCAGATCAACAGCTTCCAGGTCTTCGTGGAGGAGGTGCTGAAAATCGCGCTGAGCGACGGCTTCTGCATTGATTCTTCTCACCCCCACGCTCTGGATTTTATGAACAATAAGATTATTCGATTAATACGGTACAGGTAAAAAGAACCCCCGCCACATTGGAGGGGGGCTCCCAAGAAGCTCCAAGTCAGCGTGTCTCACCggtggcctcaggcagggcaCGAGACTAACCTGTAGGAACCGCAGCAGGActtgacccccaccccccacaatgCAGCCCACCTGTAGGAATCCATGTGTCCTCTCAACAGAGCCACCTTTTTTCTTGCCATTTTGAGCTAGAGACGGGCAGTCTGTATGGCAAGTGAAGAGTCTGCCATTGTGTCCTAAAAGAGGCCACAGGAGGACTTTTCTGGCTGGACAGAGGAGCAGCGGTTTTGTCGTgggctccttctctctctgtgccACTCGGCAGTGCCTCACTCAGCCATCTGTAATAAGATGCACTGGTGGAGGGGATGGAGTGAGAACAAGATGCTCCCTTCAGTTTCCCAGGACAGAAGGTACCCAGAGATTTCCATCACGCCTGCTCTTCTGTCCAGAGGATGTGGCCAGCACCTTGGACTTGTTTGCCTGAGGGCGACCATGTTTGACTGCCTTGGAAATGAGTATGTCCTAGAGCTGTGTTACTGGCCCCCTTTGGGGGACAGATTTGACTTGCGGCATGGCCTAGGGGAGTGAGCATCCAGGCAGGGTTCAGAAGATGGGGCTATCCCTCTTGAGTAGGTCAAATTTAAGCATTTGGGAATTTCCGGCTTCAGAAATGGCTGCTGTGCCTGTGAAGGTTTGAAAATCTGGAGCCAGTGCAATGAAAGGCACTTCATATGGTGGCCTGTTACCTGACTTTTATAATCCTTTCCCCAGGAATTTAAGGTATCATGAAACAagtcattttaaacattatgGATTCTCAGGGTTGGAAAATAATTCAATGGTCACTtagtcctcccccaccccagcataCCCCAGTGCATCTGGGGATGAGTGCCTGTCCCCAGTACCTCCTGGGCATCACCTATCCCTGCCTGCATACCTCCAGTGATGGGAAGCTCATCACCCCCAAGGCAGCCCTTGCCGTGGTTGGCCGGTGTTAGCtgttagaaagttctttcttatATTGAGCCAAAATCTGTCCTTCCATTCCCATTTTCTGGTCTGGTTCTTCTCACTCcaatgtgtattttctctttcaaaatagtCACCTTGAGAGACCACACTCATCCTGAAAATAATATTAGGATTCCCCCTTGGGATCTGTCTTCAGAACCAAGGTTGGCCCTCTTCCAACCCCATTTTATTATGGCTTCACCTCCTTTGTGACCCCCACCTTCTTCAACAGTCACAACTCTATGACCATCTTTTGGAGGATGAAGATTTGCCACCCCCGAGGAAGTGCTGCCAGAGGAAGCAGACGAGTGTCTCAAAGGGCAGGATGCAGCAAGGAGCTCAGGAGTGGTCTAAACCATAACGCTGCCCTTGGCGTAGGTGTCCAGACGCTAAGACACTGCTCTGAAGGAGGTGCCCTTCCCCTGGAGTGCTGTTTCTGCTCATAAGCAGACCATGGACCTATGTGGGGTGAGATCTAGGGCAAGACACCCCAAGCCACCACTTCCTTCCCAGGGTGTGATGAGCAGTGCAGGCCACACACTTGTACAGTATGATTCATCCCTAGAGTGGGAACGGTCTTGG
Coding sequences within:
- the KCTD21 gene encoding BTB/POZ domain-containing protein KCTD21 isoform X1; the encoded protein is MNKKDYCPAPQPPAMSDPITLNVGGKLYTTSLATLTSFPDSMLGAMFSGKMPTKRDSQGNCFIDRDGKVFRYILNFLRTSHLDLPEDFQEMGLLRREADFYQVQPLIEALQEKEVELSKAEKNAMLNITLNQRVQTVHFTVREAPQIYSLSSSSMEVFNANIFSTSCLFLKLLGSKLFYCSNGNLSSITSHLQDPNHLTLDWVANVEGLPEEEYTKQNLKRLWVVPANKQINSFQVFVEEVLKIALSDGFCIDSSHPHALDFMNNKIIRLIRYR
- the KCTD21 gene encoding BTB/POZ domain-containing protein KCTD21 isoform X2, whose protein sequence is MSDPITLNVGGKLYTTSLATLTSFPDSMLGAMFSGKMPTKRDSQGNCFIDRDGKVFRYILNFLRTSHLDLPEDFQEMGLLRREADFYQVQPLIEALQEKEVELSKAEKNAMLNITLNQRVQTVHFTVREAPQIYSLSSSSMEVFNANIFSTSCLFLKLLGSKLFYCSNGNLSSITSHLQDPNHLTLDWVANVEGLPEEEYTKQNLKRLWVVPANKQINSFQVFVEEVLKIALSDGFCIDSSHPHALDFMNNKIIRLIRYR